A single window of Pyxicephalus adspersus chromosome 10, UCB_Pads_2.0, whole genome shotgun sequence DNA harbors:
- the LOC140339031 gene encoding uncharacterized protein isoform X1, whose amino-acid sequence MMEPDHRPVSEDIISLTLEIVFLLTGEDYKVVGKSSEFANKGILGSKGASSTQRPMVPSTSRSMTADKKVLEVSNKLIHLLTGEVWRFLGRATMCNEMVKENLQTIISPGSSDVPYNKNTVATIKQEPSLFEEDLPHADLTNSSCNTVARLMERRSPSYPRRAADQKDDYAQTQNTSALKEEPEACEDETEGDVYILPDLYKNISPGPCEEEPPSHSNIRRSAAYIKEESIPYKEEHVSDGDGYTQSDYTVEENSCEEGGSPQLEEDPSITVVEYEDELYGSAYSPTDQVQPNMEHQECFTMNADMMKSHLHSLITMDCSAKNSMLIRNEKQITCPDCGKSFAAISHLVRHQRIHTGEKPFTCSYCGRSFNQKATLIKHQRTHTGEKPFVCSDCGKCFTSSANLTQHQRVHTGEKPYTCSVCGKNFRSSPNLITHQRIHTGEKPYYCAICGKFFANSSVLARHQKTHTGEKPYACNVCGKRFIQSCQLNKHKRVHTVH is encoded by the exons ATGATGGAGCCCGACCATCGGCCGGTATCCGAGGACATCATCAGCCTCACCCTGGAGATCGTCTTCCTGCTGACCGGCGAG GACTATAAAGTGGTTGGGAAGTCCAGTGAATTTGCTAATAAAGGGATCCTGGGGTCCAAAGGAGCGAGCAGCACCCAGAGGCCGATGGTGCCCTCAACGTCGCGATCCATGACTGCAGACAAGAAGGTTTTGGAGGTCAGCAACAAGCTCATTCACCTACTgactggagag GTGTGGAGGTTCTTGGGACGGGCCACTATGTGCAACGAGATGGTGAAGGAGAATCTACAGACCATCATCTCGCCTG GTTCCTCAGACGTCCCCTACAATAAAAACACTGTGGCCACAATCAAGCAAGAGCCCTCCTTGTTTGAAGAGGACCTACCACATGCTGACCTCACCAATTCATCGTGCAATACTGTGGCTCGATTAATGGAGAGGAGAAGCCCATCTTATCCAAGGAGGGCAGCAGACCAGAAAGATGACTACGCTCAGACCCAAAATACATCGGCCCTTAAGGAGGAACCTGAAGCCTGTGAAGACGAAACTGAAGGGGATGTTTATATTCTCCCGgatctgtataaaaatatttcgCCGGGACCTTGCGAGGAGGAACCTCCTTCACACTCTAATATCCGCAGATCTGCTGCTTATATCAAAGAAGAATCCATCCCTTACAAGGAGGAACATGTGAGTGATGGCGATGGCTATACCCAGTCAGATTATACGGTAGAAGAGAACAGCTGCGAAGAGGGCGGGTCACCGCAGCTTGAAGAAGATCCTTCCATAACCGTGGTGGAGTATGAGGACGAGCTGTATGGCTCTGCCTATTCTCCAACAGACCAAGTGCAACCTAATATGGAGCACCAGGAATGTTTCACCATGAATGCAGATATGATGAAGAGTCATCTGCACTCCCTCATAACCATGGACTGCTCGGCAAAAAACTCCATGCTCATTAGAAACGAGAAGCAGATTACCTGCCCTGATTGTGGCAAGTCATTTGCGGCCATTTCACACCTGGTCCGCCATCAGAGGATCCACACAGGGGAAAAACCTTTTACCTGCAGTTATTGTGGGAGGAGCTTCAACCAGAAGGCTACACTGATAAAACACCAGAGAACGCACACCGGTGAGAAACCCTTCGTCTGCTCCGACTGCGGCAAATGCTTCACCAGCAGTGCCAACCTCACCCAGCACCAGAGAGTTCACACCGGGGAGAAGCCATACACCTGCTCTGTGTGCGGGAAAAACTTCCGCAGTAGCCCCAACCTCATCACGCACCAGAGGATCCACACAGGAGAAAAGCCATACTACTGTGCTATCTGCGGTAAATTCTTCGCCAACAGCTCTGTCCTGGCCCGGCACCAGAAAACACACACTGGGGAAAAGCCATACGCCTGTAACGTGTGCGGGAAAAGATTCATCCAGAGCTGCCAGCTCAACAAACACAAGAGGGTGCACACTGTCCATTGA
- the LOC140339031 gene encoding uncharacterized protein isoform X2 encodes MVPSTSRSMTADKKVLEVSNKLIHLLTGEVWRFLGRATMCNEMVKENLQTIISPGSSDVPYNKNTVATIKQEPSLFEEDLPHADLTNSSCNTVARLMERRSPSYPRRAADQKDDYAQTQNTSALKEEPEACEDETEGDVYILPDLYKNISPGPCEEEPPSHSNIRRSAAYIKEESIPYKEEHVSDGDGYTQSDYTVEENSCEEGGSPQLEEDPSITVVEYEDELYGSAYSPTDQVQPNMEHQECFTMNADMMKSHLHSLITMDCSAKNSMLIRNEKQITCPDCGKSFAAISHLVRHQRIHTGEKPFTCSYCGRSFNQKATLIKHQRTHTGEKPFVCSDCGKCFTSSANLTQHQRVHTGEKPYTCSVCGKNFRSSPNLITHQRIHTGEKPYYCAICGKFFANSSVLARHQKTHTGEKPYACNVCGKRFIQSCQLNKHKRVHTVH; translated from the exons ATGGTGCCCTCAACGTCGCGATCCATGACTGCAGACAAGAAGGTTTTGGAGGTCAGCAACAAGCTCATTCACCTACTgactggagag GTGTGGAGGTTCTTGGGACGGGCCACTATGTGCAACGAGATGGTGAAGGAGAATCTACAGACCATCATCTCGCCTG GTTCCTCAGACGTCCCCTACAATAAAAACACTGTGGCCACAATCAAGCAAGAGCCCTCCTTGTTTGAAGAGGACCTACCACATGCTGACCTCACCAATTCATCGTGCAATACTGTGGCTCGATTAATGGAGAGGAGAAGCCCATCTTATCCAAGGAGGGCAGCAGACCAGAAAGATGACTACGCTCAGACCCAAAATACATCGGCCCTTAAGGAGGAACCTGAAGCCTGTGAAGACGAAACTGAAGGGGATGTTTATATTCTCCCGgatctgtataaaaatatttcgCCGGGACCTTGCGAGGAGGAACCTCCTTCACACTCTAATATCCGCAGATCTGCTGCTTATATCAAAGAAGAATCCATCCCTTACAAGGAGGAACATGTGAGTGATGGCGATGGCTATACCCAGTCAGATTATACGGTAGAAGAGAACAGCTGCGAAGAGGGCGGGTCACCGCAGCTTGAAGAAGATCCTTCCATAACCGTGGTGGAGTATGAGGACGAGCTGTATGGCTCTGCCTATTCTCCAACAGACCAAGTGCAACCTAATATGGAGCACCAGGAATGTTTCACCATGAATGCAGATATGATGAAGAGTCATCTGCACTCCCTCATAACCATGGACTGCTCGGCAAAAAACTCCATGCTCATTAGAAACGAGAAGCAGATTACCTGCCCTGATTGTGGCAAGTCATTTGCGGCCATTTCACACCTGGTCCGCCATCAGAGGATCCACACAGGGGAAAAACCTTTTACCTGCAGTTATTGTGGGAGGAGCTTCAACCAGAAGGCTACACTGATAAAACACCAGAGAACGCACACCGGTGAGAAACCCTTCGTCTGCTCCGACTGCGGCAAATGCTTCACCAGCAGTGCCAACCTCACCCAGCACCAGAGAGTTCACACCGGGGAGAAGCCATACACCTGCTCTGTGTGCGGGAAAAACTTCCGCAGTAGCCCCAACCTCATCACGCACCAGAGGATCCACACAGGAGAAAAGCCATACTACTGTGCTATCTGCGGTAAATTCTTCGCCAACAGCTCTGTCCTGGCCCGGCACCAGAAAACACACACTGGGGAAAAGCCATACGCCTGTAACGTGTGCGGGAAAAGATTCATCCAGAGCTGCCAGCTCAACAAACACAAGAGGGTGCACACTGTCCATTGA
- the LOC140339088 gene encoding uncharacterized protein: MEEWEYLEGHKDLYKDVMMGDHQTPESPDLPQGSPVEFPAHVEEETEEHQQPLDISTLTQQEQYTVIHIKEEPLLDEGDLSHAEIYTPSEYGHHHIKEEPISWDQIGTIHPGIYPPLDLSQYIAPPRIKEEPFSRAKSAISAVSADTQYAQGCQTYIRAWSHFCFFCKKTFGSGPELVRHQAAHKGLRSFLCSQCGECFPTSSLLSVHHRLHKGMQVYPCSECGKCFSCSAHLTLHQRVHTGERPFSCPDCGKRFNRNAHLTVHRRIHTGERPYSCSFCSKSFNCSASLIVHRRIHTGEKPYPCTECGKPFSTNSDRMKHQRTHGGTRPFPCPDCSQRFTCRPDLLKHQKIHAAEKPYCCSMCGKRFAQKALLMLHHRTHVDQEGGVKL, translated from the exons atggaggagtgggagtatttagaaggacacaaggacctctacaaggacgtcatgatggggGACCACCAGACTCCGGAATCTCCAG ATTTACCTCAAGGGTCTCCAGTAGAGTTTCCAGCCCATGTTGAGGAGGAAACTGAGGAACATCAGCAACCCTTGGACATCTCCACCCTGACACAGCAGGAACAGTACACAGTTATCCATATTAAAGAGGAGCCCCTCTTAGATGAAGGGGATCTTTCCCATGCTGAAATATATACCCCCTCAGAATATGGCCACCATCATATTAAAGAGGAGCCCATCTCCTGGGACCAGATAGGTACCATACATCCAGGCATCTACCCACCTCTCGACCTTTCTCAATACATTGCCCCTCCAAGGATTAAAGAAGAACCCTTTTCCAGAGCAAAAAGTGCAATCAGTGCCGTTTCTGCAGACACTCAATATGCGCAGGGCTGCCAAACATACATCAGGGCTTGGTCGCATTTCTGCTTCTTCTGCAAGAAAACTTTTGGTAGCGGCCCAGAACTCGTCAGGCACCAAGCTGCTCACAAAGGCCTGCGCTCCTTCCTGTGCTCCCAATGTGGAGAGTGCTTCCCCACCAGCTCTCTTCTCTCTGTCCATCACAGACTGCACAAGGGGATGCAGGTTTATCCTTGCAGTGAATGTGGGAAGTGCTTCAGCTGTAGTGCCCACTTAACCCTTCACCAAAGGGTTCACACAGGGGAGCGGCCATTCTCCTGCCCAGACTGCGGGAAGAGGTTTAACCGCAATGCCCACCTTACAGTGCACCGGCGCATTCACACCGGAGAGAGGCCCTACTCTTGTTCTTTTTGCAGCAAGAGCTTCAACTGCAGTGCCAGCCTCATCGTCCACCGCCGGATCCATACTGGGGAAAAGCCATACCCGTGCACCGAGTGTGGCAAACCCTTCTCCACCAATTCTGACCGCATGAAGCACCAAAGGACGCACGGTGGCACGCGACCCTTCCCCTGCCCGGACTGCAGCCAGAGGTTCACATGTAGGCCAGATCTCCTGAAACACCAGAAGATCCATGCCGCCGAGAAGCCATACTGCTGCTCCATGTGCGGGAAACGCTTTGCACAGAAGGCTTTGCTTATGCTGCACCACCGGACACATGTGGACCAGGAGGGAGGGgtaaagctgtaa